CATCAGTTAGCTCGTACTGATAGCGCCAGTCTTCTTCGCCTGTCTTTTCCCACCCATAACCCTCCATGAAAGGTGTACGAATATGAGCAAGTTCCTTGAAAGGCCCTTGGAGAATCATAGCCTTCCCAAAGAGACGCACAGGACTCCATTTTGCATTCAACCACTTTTCAGTGATGCGGGAATGATGCGAAACCATTGTGCTGTCGCTATTGATTACAACAAGAACGAAAATCGAGTCCCATTTGAGGCTACAAAGAGCATGCTCGCCAGAATGTGCTACCGGCACGACGGTCGCCCCTGCGGGCACGACAAAGGAGAGACCAGCATAGCTCACAGTATCCTCCTTAGGGAATACAGCCGAATCGGATTTCAGGGTCTTCTCAAAAGGAACAGCCAATATGTCTATGTGGGGACCGAACAGGATAGCTATTCCCTTCCTGTATGCCAGGGGAAGCAAGGCACCCAACACTAGAGCAACAATACCAGCAATTATCAGCGCCCTTTTCACAATAACTCCCCCAACAGTATGCAGCCGGACTCAGGAATCGTCCAGATCTTTATTGTTTCGGCATCTGGAACTTGATGTCGGTCTGTCCTGCAACATTCCACTCCTCTTCCCCATCCTTTCTTTTCCAGGACACTTTTCCTGTAACTTTGAGCCAATTGACTGGACGAAAGCCAGCCAAGCCGTAGCCCATCGCACCTGTGCCGTTCACTACCACATTCCTCATCACCCCGGGCAGATCACTCTCATACTGGTAAAGCCTCGCATCCCAGGAATCCGTGTCAAAGACAGAAACTCTCCCTTTCAAGCTGACCGTAGCCACCGGTTTGAGAACAACTTCCCAGTACAGGAGCGAACCTGCATCTACAGTCGACTCCTCTTCAAGATGCGCTCTGACAGTTTCAAACCTTGCTATCAGGGTCGCCTTCTTTGAAGCCTTGAATTCCCCTTGGAGTCTGAACCCCCTCCTATCCTTGAAAAAGGCTTCTTCACCATAGGCAGATTTATCTCTCCCCTTCATATACACGCGCCCTTTGAACTTCAGCCTTTTGTGCACCTTGTGTTCGATTTGTAGTCTGAAGTCTCTTCCACTGGAACTGTACACACTCCCATAGCTTGGGCCGAGCTTTCTGAAAAGATCCATATACCCTGAGATCTTTGTTCGCTTGCCCAGCTTGTAGCCAACCTCCAGGTACCCACCCTCTTCGTTATCATCATCAGAGTCACTGAAACCAGCTGAATGTGGGCTGTAGAAATCCTCATCGTAGTGTCTGAGGAGAAGACCGGCATTTACCCTCTTCTCCTTGTACGAAAGACCAACAACATAACCCTCGCCCAACGATACAGACTTCGCAAATTCGCCGAAAAACTCAGTAAAGCCGAGCCCAACCTCAAAATCGGCTCCAACAACTCCAAAGGATTGGCCTGAAAATGTGTAGTAGTTGGTTGTCCTCTCAGCGATCGCAGGTTCGTACCTGCCAGAGTAGCCACTCATTCCCAACCGAAACCAACTGGTTGAAAACCGAGCTCTTCCTCCGAATATAGTCTCTCTCAGCCTATCGATTTTTCCAACTTCGTTCTCTGTCCTGTGAAGCCCATCATTGTATATGCTTCTTACCAGGCCCTCTTCGTTGATGGACGCATCCAGCTTTGCATCTGATACAAATCCGTGGATAACAAAATTCTTGAACCTGAATGTTGTGGCACCACCTCGAAGCAGACCCGCCTCGACCGTCGACCTGTTTGGTACTAAGCCCCTCTCTGAGCCCTTGGTAATTCCGGAGCCCTTTATTATGAACCTCGATGGACTGAAGACAAGTCCCTCCCCAAAATCGAGGGAGTAGTCTCCAAAGACTGAAGAGGCGAAGGGGCCCAAGTCTTTAACTTGTCCGCAGAAACTGAAAAAGTCCAGAAACTTTTCCTCATACGGATCCTTCTCAGCCAAAGCGGAGATCGAGATTTTCTCAGCAATATCCACAATCGCCCTGTTGTATATCCGCCTGGAGCTTCCGAGATGGAGATCCTCTTTTGGATGCTCATCTGCTACCCTGTTTCTGACTTGATAACGCCTCGTTATCGGAGTCCTGACCTTTCGCACACTCAGGTAAGGCAGGACTTTTTCGATCACCAACGCCGAAAAACCTTTCACATGGATGAGCTCGGACACATCCTTAAACAAGGTTTCCTTTTTCCTGTATTCAACAATGTTTTTCGCCATTGTGGGAGTTATCCACGGGATTTCTATTAGTTCTTCATGTGTCGCCCTGTTCAGATCCAAAGGATTCGCTCTCAATTCCTCAAGTCTTTCAAATAATTCAGGTGACTCTTTCACATCCGATG
This genomic interval from candidate division TA06 bacterium contains the following:
- a CDS encoding helix-hairpin-helix domain-containing protein; translation: MERLLSRYSIVKNLSLVTRFGVLALSFLIWSPCGGQTELEETFEATSDVKESPELFERLEELRANPLDLNRATHEELIEIPWITPTMAKNIVEYRKKETLFKDVSELIHVKGFSALVIEKVLPYLSVRKVRTPITRRYQVRNRVADEHPKEDLHLGSSRRIYNRAIVDIAEKISISALAEKDPYEEKFLDFFSFCGQVKDLGPFASSVFGDYSLDFGEGLVFSPSRFIIKGSGITKGSERGLVPNRSTVEAGLLRGGATTFRFKNFVIHGFVSDAKLDASINEEGLVRSIYNDGLHRTENEVGKIDRLRETIFGGRARFSTSWFRLGMSGYSGRYEPAIAERTTNYYTFSGQSFGVVGADFEVGLGFTEFFGEFAKSVSLGEGYVVGLSYKEKRVNAGLLLRHYDEDFYSPHSAGFSDSDDDNEEGGYLEVGYKLGKRTKISGYMDLFRKLGPSYGSVYSSSGRDFRLQIEHKVHKRLKFKGRVYMKGRDKSAYGEEAFFKDRRGFRLQGEFKASKKATLIARFETVRAHLEEESTVDAGSLLYWEVVLKPVATVSLKGRVSVFDTDSWDARLYQYESDLPGVMRNVVVNGTGAMGYGLAGFRPVNWLKVTGKVSWKRKDGEEEWNVAGQTDIKFQMPKQ